The Daucus carota subsp. sativus chromosome 9, DH1 v3.0, whole genome shotgun sequence genome window below encodes:
- the LOC108202742 gene encoding ribosome-inactivating protein lychnin — protein MEGMKLATICVIWCMMAVVASSAVVEYEEIGEKPLGYVTFELARGVQSYSSFLTRLRNAVEAPTRACGLQSTRITPLPGTEYGYANLLLSNTEWITLGIETKNLYVWAYQDNVKYDGKYRANFLSNAPTEAKSNLFSGSTIRISRLPSDYTDLERAARASRYDLILGIEKLRGAMRGVYGRQENQLNQGKEEAKFLLLAIQMVAEAARFKFMEEGIVRNDNTPYMKLKMVAFENDWNKISKAIHQAEGATPKCIKITPTLVISNIGYRQEVNEVAEIINDIGILKYYG, from the coding sequence ATGGAAGGGATGAAGCTAGCAACGATATGTGTAATTTGGTGCATGATGGCGGTTGTGGCATCATCAGCAGTGGTAGAATATGAAGAAATCGGTGAAAAGCCGCTGGGTTACGTGACATTTGAACTAGCAAGGGGGGTTCAAAGCTACTCAAGTTTCTTGACACGGTTGCGAAATGCAGTGGAAGCCCCAACCAGAGCTTGTGGCTTACAATCGACACGAATAACCCCGTTACCCGGGACTGAATATGGTTATGCAAACCTGCTGCTCAGCAACACAGAGTGGATAACCTTGGGTATTGAAACCAAAAACTTATATGTGTGGGCTTACCAAGACAATGTTAAATATGATGGTAAGTATAGGGCAAATTTCCTTAGTAATGCCCCTACCGAGGCTAAGAGCAACCTCTTCAGTGGTTCCACAATTAGAATCAGTCGATTACCAAGTGATTATACTGATCTTGAGCGGGCTGCTCGTGCATCTCGATATGACCTGATATTAGGAATTGAGAAACTCAGGGGGGCCATGAGAGGCGTGTATGGACGTCAAGAAAATCAGCTAAATCAAGGCAAAGAAGAGGCTAAATTTCTTCTTCTTGCTATCCAAATGGTGGCGGAGGCAGCACGCTTCAAATTCATGGAGGAGGGCATTGTTCGAAATGATAACACGCCTTACATGAAACTAAAAATGGTTGCTTTCGAGAATGATTGGAATAAAATCTCAAAAGCGATTCATCAAGCAGAAGGTGCCACACCAAAATGCATTAAGATTACGCCGACCCTAGTAATCAGTAATATTGGATACAGGCAGGAGGTGAATGAAGTGGCTGAAATTATAAACGACATTGGCATCCTCAAGTACTATGGATAG
- the LOC108201940 gene encoding protein RADIALIS-like 1: MATMSSRGTGSWTAKQNKAFERALAVYDQETPDRWQNVAKAVGDKTADEVKRHYEILVEDVRRIENGKVPLPMYRTTGGSSRVSMHDNEERMKNLKLR; encoded by the exons ATGGCAACGATGTCTTCACGTGGCACTGGCTCCTGGACCGCGAAGCAGAACAAAGCCTTTGAAAGGGCTCTGGCTGTGTATGATCAGGAAACACCTGATCGTTGGCAGAATGTTGCCAAGGCTGTTGGAGACAAGACAGCGGATGAAGTGAAAAGGCATTATGAAATCCTCGTGGAGGATGTTAGAAGAATTGAGAATGGCAAAGTACCCTTGCCTATGTACAGAACCACTGGAGGCAGTAGCCGAGTTTCCATGCATGATAACGAGGAGAG GATGAAAAATCTTAAGCTGCGGTGA
- the LOC108202738 gene encoding putative pentatricopeptide repeat-containing protein At1g12700, mitochondrial produces MSAVLFKRGAQTLTTTPFHAHTVFVSTPSLFHSHFLLFSTKPPFIPSPSTTYPELKQLLYHRSKLGFDKLDDALLLFDKMLLLKSSLSVVHFTQLLTALVRMEEYSVAVSMFREFRVLSIPVNIVTFTTAIHSCCHLNTLDYAFSLLAGIIKSGWVPDVFTYNTLIKGLLSQDRPLEAEHLFRKLIRFREIQPDVVMHSTIIDGLCKTSNTSMALKLLRKMEGIGCKPDVITYNTIIDSLCKERRVDHALDLVSEMTHKGISPDVITYNCLLQGLCSSGRWEDVERLFSEMSVRKIYSILHTYNILVDAHCKEGRTKDAQDVIEIMIQKGVPPNSITYNTLMDGFCLTGKMDRALEVLNTMRSNGIAPDCYSFNILINGYCKRQEVDKAINLLRQMPVEGIKADVQTYNTIIHGLFQMGRHNDVRSLLHEMLKKGNKPNIVTCRILLDGLCKNRYMDEAISFFRMMECKGIVHDIQIHNIIIDGLCKNRKLDEARNIFDKFASKGLQPDVTTHNIMIRGFCLEGLFEEAKILLSEMETSGCLPNDVTYNTIIRGSLLNKRYEEAIVLIEKMRAHNFSADASTTSMVAELLPKEDQEEEEEQDPAVLSFCKWFLQ; encoded by the coding sequence ATGTCTGCCGTTTTGTTCAAGAGAGGAGCTCAAACACTAACAACCACTCCATTCCATGCTCATACTGTATTTGTAAGCACCCCTTCTCtttttcattctcattttcttcttttctctaCTAAACCCCCCTTTATTCCTTCTCCATCTACCACATATCCCGAACTTAAACAATTACTCTATCATAGATCTAAGCTTGGTTTCGATAAACTCGACGATGCTCTTCTTCTGTTCGATAAAATGCTCCTTCTGAAATCTAGCCTTTCTGTTGTGCATTTCACACAACTGTTAACTGCCCTCGTTCGAATGGAAGAGTATTCTGTTGCCGTCTCCATGTTTAGAGAATTCCGTGTTTTAAGCATTCCTGTTAATATTGTTACCTTTACTACTGCCATCCATTCCTGTTGTCACTTGAATACGCTTGATTATGCCTTTTCGTTGCTTGCTGGAATCATCAAGAGTGGTTGGGTGCCCGATGTCTTTACCTACAACACTCTCATCAAGGGCCTTCTGTCTCAAGACAGGCCTTTGGAGGCTGAGCATTTATTTAGGAAGCTTATCAGATTTCGAGAAATTCAGCCTGATGTAGTTATGCATAGCACCATCATTGATGGTCTCTGCAAAACTTCAAATACCTCCATGGCTCTCAAGTTGTTAAGAAAGATGGAGGGAATAGGTTGTAAACCTGATGTGATAACTTATAACACGATAATCGATTCTCTGTGCAAAGAAAGACGAGTCGATCATGCATTGGATCTTGTTTCTGAAATGACCCACAAAGGCATATCACCAGATGTTATAACCTATAACTGCTTACTTCAAGGTCTTTGCAGCTCAGGCCGATGGGAGGACGTTGAGCGGTTATTTAGTGAGATGAGTGTTAGGAAGATCTATTCAATTCTGCACACCTATAATATATTAGTTGATGCACACTGCAAAGAAGGGAGGACAAAAGATGCTCAAGATGTTATTGAAATTATGATCCAGAAAGGTGTGCCTCCTAATTCAATCACATACAACACACTAATGGATGGATTTTGTTTAACAGGCAAAATGGACAGGGCACTAGAGGTGCTGAATACCATGAGAAGTAATGGGATAGCGCCAGATTGTTATAGCTTTAACATTCTGATAAATGGCTATTGTAAGAGGCAGGAAGTAGACAAAGCCATCAATCTCCTCAGACAAATGCCTGTTGAAGGTATAAAAGCCGATGTTCAAACCTACAACACCATTATACATGGTCTCTTTCAGATGGGTAGACATAATGATGTGCGCAGCCTTTTACATGAAATGCTAAAAAAAGGTAATAAACCAAATATCGTAACATGTCGAATTCTGTTGGATGGCCTTTGCAAGAACCGATACATGGATGAagcaatttccttctttcgAATGATGGAATGTAAAGGTATAGTTCATGATATTCAAATACATAATATCATCATCGATGGTCTCTGCAAGAACAGAAAACTTGACGAGGccagaaatatttttgataagtttgcTTCAAAAGGTTTGCAACCCGATGTCACAACACACAACATAATGATCAGAGGATTTTGTCTAGAAGGGTTATTTGAGGAAGCAAAGATATTACTTTCTGAGATGGAAACTAGTGGTTGTTTGCCTAACGATGTGACTTACAACACGATCATCCGTGGAAGCCTTTTGAATAAAAGATACGAAGAAGCAATTGTACTGATTGAGAAAATGCGAGCTCACAATTTCTCAGCGGATGCATCGACCACATCCATGGTAGCAGAGCTATTACCTAAAGAAGATcaggaagaagaggaagaacaGGACCCCGCCGTTCTTTCTTTCTGCAAATGGTTTTTGCAATAG